One window of the Entelurus aequoreus isolate RoL-2023_Sb linkage group LG18, RoL_Eaeq_v1.1, whole genome shotgun sequence genome contains the following:
- the LOC133633586 gene encoding CCN family member 1-like → MESFLGLLIMTTAFISQVTASCPAVCECPAGPPKCPPGVSAVPDGCDCCKVCAAQLNQDCGPIKPCDHHKGLECNYGNDVTVAWGVCRAKSEGRTCEYSSRIYQNGESFHVGCKHQCTCIDGAVGCAPLCDDRLPPASPSCPFPKLVRIPGQCCFTVDCHKGPWGLPPKHHKKMSFPKRHQSKLERHPALRPRENDPLVENDITPLRTNGWEGERGYNHLPVWGPLKKCPILTTDWSQCSRSCGMGVSSRLSNKNPQCKLERETRLCTVRPCSAGTFPSKAQRGKRCSTAQKALWPLRLSFGECVSVRLYRPNFCGVCPGGRCCSPRRTRTVPVTFACPDGQRFQRSTMFIQSCKCSEDACGHLNDVALPPQHWMYGDTHKFID, encoded by the exons ATGGAATCTTTTCTGGGCCTGCTCATAATGACAACAGCCTTTATCTCACAG GTGACGGCTAGCTGTCCGGCTGTGTGCGAGTGCCCTGCGGGACCCCCGAAATGCCCACCCGGGGTTAGCGCTGTACCAGACGGATGTGACTGCTGCAAAGTGTGCGCTGCGCAGCTTAACCAGGACTGCGGCCCCATAAAACCTTGTGACCATCACAAAGGGCTGGAGTGCAATTACGGCAACGATGTGACCGTGGCCTGGGGTGTCTGTCGAG CCAAATCCGAAGGACGCACATGCGAGTACAGCAGCAGGATCTACCAGAATGGCGAGAGCTTCCATGTTGGATGCAAGCACCAGTGTACCTGCATAGATGGCGCTGTGGGATGTGCGCCTCTCTGTGATGACAGGTTGCCTCCGGCCTCGCCGTCTTGCCCCTTCCCAAAGTTGGTCAGGATACCCGGTCAGTGCTGCTTCACTGTGGACTGCCACAAAGGCCCTTGGGGCCTTCCTCCTAAACATCACAAAAAG ATGTCCTTTCCAAAGAGGCACCAATCCAAACTGGAGCGTCATCCTGCCCTGCGACCTCGTGAAAACGATCCGCTCGTGGAGAACGACATCACGCCTCTCAGAACGAATGGCTGGGAAGGTGAACGAGGTTACAATCACCTGCCAG TGTGGGGCCCCCTGAAGAAGTGTCCCATCCTCACCACCGACTGGTCCCAGTGCTCGCGCAGCTGCGGTATGGGCGTTTCCTCCCGCCTCTCCAACAAGAACCCTCAATGCAAGCTGGAGAGGGAGACCAGACTCTGTACAGTACGGCCGTGCAGCGCTGGGACTTTTCCAAGCAAG GCGCAGAGAGGAAAAAGATGCTCCACCGCCCAAAAAGCGCTGTGGCCCCTGCGCCTGTCCTTCGGGGAGTGTGTGAGCGTGCGTCTCTACCGCCCCAACTTCTGCGGCGTGTGTCCGGGCGGACGCTGCTGCTCGCCGCGCCGCACGCGCACCGTACCTGTGACCTTCGCCTGCCCGGACGGCCAGCGGTTTCAGAGGTCAACCATGTTCATTCAGTCGTGCAAATGCAGCGAGGACGCGTGCGGCCACCTGAACGACGTGGCGCTGCCGCCACAGCACTGGATGTACGGAGACACGCACAAGTTCATAGATTAA